In Saccharomyces cerevisiae S288C chromosome VIII, complete sequence, a genomic segment contains:
- the PRP8 gene encoding U4/U6-U5 snRNP complex subunit PRP8 (Component of U4/U6-U5 snRNP complex; involved in second catalytic step of splicing; participates in spliceosomal assembly through its interaction with U1 snRNA; largest and most evolutionarily conserved protein of the spliceosome; mutations in human ortholog, PRPF8, cause Retinitis pigmentosa and missplicing in Myelodysplastic syndrome; mouse ortholog interacts with androgen receptor and may have a role in prostate cancer) has protein sequence MSGLPPPPPGFEEDSDLALPPPPPPPPGYEIEELDNPMVPSSVNEDTFLPPPPPPPSNFEINAEEIVDFTLPPPPPPPGLDELETKAEKKVELHGKRKLDIGKDTFVTRKSRKRAKKMTKKAKRSNLYTPKAEMPPEHLRKIINTHSDMASKMYNTDKKAFLGALKYLPHAILKLLENMPHPWEQAKEVKVLYHTSGAITFVNETPRVIEPVYTAQWSATWIAMRREKRDRTHFKRMRFPPFDDDEPPLSYEQHIENIEPLDPINLPLDSQDDEYVKDWLYDSRPLEEDSKKVNGTSYKKWSFDLPEMSNLYRLSTPLRDEVTDKNYYYLFDKKSFFNGKALNNAIPGGPKFEPLYPREEEEDYNEFNSIDRVIFRVPIRSEYKVAFPHLYNSRPRSVRIPWYNNPVSCIIQNDEEYDTPALFFDPSLNPIPHFIDNNSSLNVSNTKENGDFTLPEDFAPLLAEEEELILPNTKDAMSLYHSPFPFNRTKGKMVRAQDVALAKKWFLQHPDEEYPVKVKVSYQKLLKNYVLNELHPTLPTNHNKTKLLKSLKNTKYFQQTTIDWVEAGLQLCRQGHNMLNLLIHRKGLTYLHLDYNFNLKPTKTLTTKERKKSRLGNSFHLMRELLKMMKLIVDTHVQFRLGNVDAFQLADGIHYILNHIGQLTGIYRYKYKVMHQIRACKDLKHIIYYKFNKNLGKGPGCGFWQPAWRVWLNFLRGTIPLLERYIGNLITRQFEGRSNEIVKTTTKQRLDAYYDLELRNSVMDDILEMMPESIRQKKARTILQHLSEAWRCWKANIPWDVPGMPAPIKKIIERYIKSKADAWVSAAHYNRERIKRGAHVEKTMVKKNLGRLTRLWIKNEQERQRQIQKNGPEITPEEATTIFSVMVEWLESRSFSPIPFPPLTYKNDTKILVLALEDLKDVYASKVRLNASEREELALIEEAYDNPHDTLNRIKKYLLTQRVFKPVDITMMENYQNISPVYSVDPLEKITDAYLDQYLWYEADQRKLFPNWIKPSDSEIPPLLVYKWTQGINNLSEIWDVSRGQSAVLLETTLGEMAEKIDFTLLNRLLRLIVDPNIADYITAKNNVVINFKDMSHVNKYGLIRGLKFASFIFQYYGLVIDLLLLGQERATDLAGPANNPNEFMQFKSKEVEKAHPIRLYTRYLDRIYMLFHFEEDEGEELTDEYLAENPDPNFENSIGYNNRKCWPKDSRMRLIRQDVNLGRAVFWEIQSRVPTSLTSIKWENAFVSVYSKNNPNLLFSMCGFEVRILPRQRMEEVVSNDEGVWDLVDERTKQRTAKAYLKVSEEEIKKFDSRIRGILMASGSTTFTKVAAKWNTSLISLFTYFREAIVATEPLLDILVKGETRIQNRVKLGLNSKMPTRFPPAVFYTPKELGGLGMISASHILIPASDLSWSKQTDTGITHFRAGMTHEDEKLIPTIFRYITTWENEFLDSQRVWAEYATKRQEAIQQNRRLAFEELEGSWDRGIPRISTLFQRDRHTLAYDRGHRIRREFKQYSLERNSPFWWTNSHHDGKLWNLNAYRTDVIQALGGIETILEHTLFKGTGFNSWEGLFWEKASGFEDSMQFKKLTHAQRTGLSQIPNRRFTLWWSPTINRANVYVGFLVQLDLTGIFLHGKIPTLKISLIQIFRAHLWQKIHESIVFDICQILDGELDVLQIESVTKETVHPRKSYKMNSSAADITMESVHEWEVSKPSLLHETNDSFKGLITNKMWFDVQLRYGDYDSHDISRYVRAKFLDYTTDNVSMYPSPTGVMIGIDLAYNMYDAYGNWFNGLKPLIQNSMRTIMKANPALYVLRERIRKGLQIYQSSVQEPFLNSSNYAELFNNDIKLFVDDTNVYRVTVHKTFEGNVATKAINGCIFTLNPKTGHLFLKIIHTSVWAGQKRLSQLAKWKTAEEVSALVRSLPKEEQPKQIIVTRKAMLDPLEVHMLDFPNIAIRPTELRLPFSAAMSIDKLSDVVMKATEPQMVLFNIYDDWLDRISSYTAFSRLTLLLRALKTNEESAKMILLSDPTITIKSYHLWPSFTDEQWITIESQMRDLILTEYGRKYNVNISALTQTEIKDIILGQNIKAPSVKRQKMAELEAARSEKQNDEEAAGASTVMKTKTINAQGEEIVVVASADYESQTFSSKNEWRKSAIANTLLYLRLKNIYVSADDFVEEQNVYVLPKNLLKKFIEISDVKIQVAAFIYGMSAKDHPKVKEIKTVVLVPQLGHVGSVQISNIPDIGDLPDTEGLELLGWIHTQTEELKFMAASEVATHSKLFADKKRDCIDISIFSTPGSVSLSAYNLTDEGYQWGEENKDIMNVLSEGFEPTFSTHAQLLLSDRITGNFIIPSGNVWNYTFMGTAFNQEGDYNFKYGIPLEFYNEMHRPVHFLQFSELAGDEELEAEQIDVFS, from the coding sequence ATGAGTGGACTACCGCCCCCACCTCCTGGTTTTGAAGAGGACAGCGACTTAGCACTtccaccaccaccaccaccaccgCCTGGATACGAAATCGAAGAACTGGATAATCCGATGGTGCCATCATCGGTAAATGAGGATACATTCCTTCCGCCTCCACCACCTCCTCCAAGCAACTTCGAAATAAACGCTGAAGAAATTGTGGACTTCACATTACCACCGCCACCACCCCCTCCAGGTCTAGATGAATTAGAGACTAAagcagaaaagaaagtagAATTACAtggaaagagaaaattggACATAGGAAAAGATACTTTCGTCACTCGAAAATCAAGAAAGcgtgcaaaaaaaatgaccaaAAAGGCAAAGAGAAGCAATTTATATACTCCTAAAGCCGAGATGCCACCGGAACATCTGCGAAAGATTATTAATACTCACAGTGACATGGCCTCCAAAATGTACAATACTGATAAAAAGGCTTTTCTAGGCGCTCTAAAGTATTTACCGCACGCGATTTTAAAATTGTTAGAGAACATGCCTCATCCATGGGAGCAAGCCAAAGAAGTTAAAGTTTTATATCACACTTCAGGAGCCATAACATTTGTGAATGAAACACCAAGAGTAATAGAGCCTGTATATACTGCCCAATGGTCAGCTACTTGGATAGCAATGAGGAGAGAAAAACGAGATAGAACACATTTTAAAAGAATGAGATTTCCACCTTTCGATGATGACGAACCACCTCTGTCATATGAACAGCACATAGAAAATATCGAGCCACTGGATCCTATAAATCTTCCCTTAGACTCTCAAGATGATGAATATGTTAAAGATTGGCTCTACGATTCCCGGCCCTTGGAGGAGGATAGTAAAAAGGTCAATGGTACATCTTATAAAAAGTGGAGTTTTGATTTACCTGAAATGTCGAACTTATATAGGTTATCAACGCCActtagagatgaagtaaCTGACAAAAATTACTATTATCTTTTCgataaaaaatctttttttaacgGTAAAGCCCTTAATAACGCAATCCCTGGAGGTCCTAAATTTGAACCTTTATACCCAAgagaagaggaggaagatTATAACGAATTCAACTCTATAGATAGAGTAATATTTAGGGTTCCTATTAGAAGCGAATATAAGGTAGCGTTTCCTCATCTATATAATTCCCGGCCCCGTTCAGTGCGCATACCATGGTATAATAATCCAGTGTCGTGTATTATCCAGAACGATGAGGAGTACGACACGCCtgcacttttttttgatccATCGCTGAACCCAATACCTCACTTTATTGATAATAATTCATCCCTCAACGTATCAAATACAAAGGAAAACGGTGATTTCACTTTACCTGAAGATTTTGCACCTCTTTTggctgaagaagaagaacttaTTTTGCCAAATACAAAAGATGCGATGTCGTTATATCATTCACCTTTTCCATTTAATAGAactaaaggaaaaatggTGAGAGCACAAGATGTTGCCCTGGCTAAAAAATGGTTTTTGCAACATCCTGACGAGGAGTATCCCGTTAAAGTTAAGGTCTCTTACCAAAAGCTCTTGAAGAACTACGTGCTAAATGAATTGCACCCTACTTTGCCAACAAACCACAACAAAACTAAGTTATTGAAGAGTTTAAAAAATACCAagtattttcaacaaactACAATTGATTGGGTAGAGGCAGGACTCCAGCTATGTCGACAAGGACACAATATGTTAAATTTATTAATCCACAGAAAGGGCCTAACTTATTTACATCTCGActacaatttcaatttAAAACCAACTAAAACCTTAACCACAAAAGAACGTAAAAAGTCAAGACTTGGAAACTCATTTCATTTGATGCGTGAATTGctaaaaatgatgaaactGATTGTAGATACACATGTGCAGTTTAGGTTAGGAAATGTAGATGCCTTCCAGTTAGCAGATGGTATACATTATATTTTGAACCACATAGGACAATTGACCGGTATTTATCGTTATAAATATAAAGTAATGCATCAAATCCGCGCATGTAAAGATCTGAAACATATCATATATTATAagtttaataaaaatttgggAAAAGGACCTGGTTGTGGATTTTGGCAACCTGCGTGGAGAGTGTGGCTAAATTTCTTAAGAGGCACTATACCACTACTCGAAAGATATATTGGAAACCTTATCACACGTCAATTTGAAGGCCGTTCTAATGAAATTGTCAAAACTACAACTAAACAAAGACTTGACGCCTACTACGATCTTGAGTTACGAAACTCGGTCATGGATGACATTTTAGAAATGATGCCTGAGAGTATTCGACAGAAAAAGGCAAGAACTATACTGCAACATTTAAGTGAGGCTTGGAGATGTTGGAAGGCTAATATTCCATGGGATGTTCCTGGTATGCCAGCCccaatcaaaaaaataattgaacGGTATATAAAATCCAAAGCTGATGCCTGGGTATCTGCAGCTCATTACAATCGAGAACGTATAAAGCGTGGAGCTCACGTCGAAAAGACTAtggttaaaaaaaatctggGGCGTTTAACGAGACTTTGGATCAAAAATGAGCAGGAACGTCAAAGGCAAATACAGAAAAACGGTCCCGAAATTACTCCCGAAGAGGCTACGACCATATTTTCTGTTATGGTTGAGTGGCTTGAATCAAGGAGCTTTTCACCAATACCATTTCCACCTTTAACTTACAAAAATGATACTAAGATATTAGTTCTTGCCCTCGAAGACCTAAAAGATGTCTACGCATCAAAAGTACGTTTAAATGCATCTGAAAGGGAAGAACTTGCGTTGATAGAGGAGGCTTATGATAATCCTCACGATACTTTGAACAGAATCAAAAAGTACTTGTTGACCCAGCGAGTTTTTAAGCCTGTTGATATAACCATGATGGAAAACTATCAAAACATTTCCCCTGTTTATTCAGTTGATCCCTTGGAAAAGATTACCGATGCATATCTTGATCAGTATTTATGGTACGAAGCTGACCAACGAAAGCTTTTCCCAAACTGGATTAAACCAAGTGATTCAGAGATACCACCTCTTCTGGTATACAAGTGGACTCAGGGTATAAACAACCTATCTGAAATTTGGGATGTATCCAGAGGCCAATCTGCAGTTTTGCTTGAGACTACTTTGGGTGAAATGGCCGAAAAAATTGACTTTACTTTACTTAATAGATTACTTCGCCTGATTGTAGATCCTAATATTGCTGACTATATCACtgcaaaaaataatgttGTTATCAACTTTAAAGATATGAGTCACGTCAACAAATATGGCTTAATACGCGGGTTGAAGTTCGCTTCTTTCATATTCCAATATTACGGACTAGTTATAGATCTTTTACTATTGGGTCAGGAAAGGGCTACAGATTTGGCTGGTCCAGCTAACAATCCAAATGAATTTATGCAATTCAAGAGCAAAGAAGTAGAAAAGGCACATCCGATCAGACTTTACACCAGATATTTAGATcgtatatatatgctttttcactttgaagaagatgaggGAGAGGAATTGACTGATGAATACTTGGCAGAGAATCCAGATCCAAACTTTGAAAACAGCATCGGATACAATAATAGAAAATGCTGGCCCAAAGATTCGCGCATGAGGCTAATACGTCAGGACGTTAACCTAGGGCGAGCAGTGTTTTGGGAAATTCAAAGTAGGGTGCCAACTTCGTTAACGTCAATTAAATGGGAAAATGCTTTTGTTTCCGTATACAGTAAAAACAATCCGAACTTACTCTTCTCTATGTGTGGTTTTGAAGTCAGAATATTACCAAGACAAAGAATGGAAGAGGTGGTTTCTAACGATGAAGGTGTTTGGGATTTAGTTGACGAAAGAACCAAGCAAAGAACTGCAAAAGCATATTTAAAGGtatctgaagaagaaatcaaaaaatttgacagCAGAATAAGAGGCATATTGATGGCCTCCGGTTCAACCACTTTTACTAAAGTGGCCGCTAAATGGAACACTTCACTGATATCCCTTTTCACATACTTTAGAGAAGCCATTGTTGCCACGGAGCCGTTATTAGATATCCTGGTGAAAGGAGAAACAAGAATTCAAAACCGTGTCAAACTTGGTTTAAATTCGAAAATGCCAACAAGATTTCCACCTGCTGTTTTTTATACACCAAAAGAACTTGGTGGGTTGGGTATGATTAGTGCTTCTCATATTTTAATTCCTGCATCTGACTTAAGTTGGTCAAAACAGACCGATACTGGAATTACGCATTTTCGTGCTGGTATGACGCACgaggatgaaaaattaatcCCAACTATCTTCCGTTACATCACTACTTGggaaaatgaatttttagaCTCTCAAAGGGTGTGGGCCGAGTATGCAACGAAAAGGCAGGAAGCTATTCAGCAGAATAGGAGGTTagcttttgaagaacttgAAGGATCGTGGGATCGTGGTATACCTCGTATTAGCACTTTATTTCAAAGAGATCGACATACTCTAGCGTATGACAGAGGTCACAGAATCCGTAGGGAATTTAAACAGTACTCTCTAGAGAGAAACAGCCCCTTTTGGTGGACAAACTCCCACCATGACGGTAAATTATGGAATTTAAATGCCTATAGAACTGATGTGATTCAAGCCCTAGGAGGTATTGAAACAATTTTGGAACACACTTTATTTAAGGGGACTGGTTTTAATTCATGGGAAGGTTTGTTTTGGGAAAAGGCGTCCGGGTTTGAGGATTCCATGCAATTTAAGAAGCTAACTCATGCTCAAAGAACTGGTTTAAGCCAAATTCCAAATCGTAGATTTACCTTATGGTGGTCACCAACTATTAACAGAGCAAATGTCTATGTCGGTTTCTTGGTGCAATTGGATCTGACTGGTATCTTCCTCCATGGTAAAATTCCTACGttaaaaatatctttaaTTCAAATATTCCGTGCTCATTTGTGGCaaaaaatacatgaaaGTATagtttttgatatttgtcAAATTCTCGATGGTGAGCTAGATGTTTTGCAAATTGAATCTGTGACTAAAGAAACAGTGCATCCCCGCAAATCGTACAAGATGAATTCATCTGCCGCTGACATAACTATGGAAAGTGTTCATGAATGGGAAGTTTCAAAACCCTCCCTATTACATGAAACAAATGACTCATTTAAGGGATTGATTACCAACAAAATGTGGTTTGATGTACAATTGAGATACGGTGATTATGATTCTCATGATATATCTCGTTATGTGAGGGCAAAATTCCTCGATTATACAACAGATAATGTCAGCATGTATCCCTCCCCAACAGGTGTTATGATCGGTATCGATTTGGCTTATAACATGTATGATGCCTATGGTAATTGGTTCAACGGATTAAAACCTTTGATACAAAATAGTATGAGAACAATTATGAAAGCTAACCCAGCATTATATGTCCTTCGTGAACGTATTAGAAAAGGTCTTCAAATATATCAATCTAGTGTACAGGAACCATTTTTAAACTCCTCAAACTATGCCGAGTTATTCAATAACGACATTAAACTCTTCGTTGACGACACTAATGTGTATAGAGTTACTGTCCACAAGACTTTTGAAGGGAACGTTGCTACAAAAGCAATTAATGGTTGCATTTTCACTTTAAATCCAAAGACTGGGCATCTGTTTCTGAAAATTATCCATACCTCTGTATGGGCCGGTCAAAAACGTTTAAGCCAATTGGCCAAATGGAAAACAGCTGAGGAAGTTAGTGCTCTTGTGAGATCTTTGCCCAAAGAAGAGCAGCCAAAACAAATTATCGTCACAAGAAAGGCAATGCTTGATCCTTTAGAGGTTCACATGCTTGACTTTCCTAACATAGCAATCAGGCCAACAGAGCTGCGACTACCATTTTCAGCTGCAATGTCAATAGATAAACTTTCTGATGTTGTGATGAAAGCTACTGAACCTCAGATGGTTCTGTTTAACATTTATGATGATTGGTTAGACCGTATTTCATCGTACACTGCATTTTCTAGACTTACACTACTTTTAAGAGCTTTAAAGACGAACGAGGAAAGTGCCAAAATGATTCTACTCAGTGACCCCACGATCACTATCAAATCGTACCATTTATGGCCTTCATTCACTGATGAACAATGGATCACTATCGAATCTCAAATGAGagatttgattttgactGAGTACGGCAGAAAATACAATGTCAATATATCTGCCTTAACTCAAACGGAAATTAAAGATATTATATTGGGTCAAAATATCAAGGCACCATCTGTGAAGAGACAAAAAATGGCTGAATTAGAAGCTGCCAGGTCAGAAAAGCAGAACGACGAAGAAGCTGCAGGTGCATCAACTGTTATGAAAACTAAAACTATCAATGCGCAAGGTGAGGAGATAGTTGTAGTAGCTTCCGCTGATTACGAAAGTCAAACGTTTAGTTCAAAGAATGAATGGAGAAAATCTGCAATTGCTAATACACTATTATATTTGAGGTTAAAAAACATTTATGTTTCGGCTGATGATTTCGTGGAGGAACAGAATGTTTACGTccttccaaaaaatttattaaagAAGTTTATTGAGATATCCGATGTGAAAATCCAGGTGGCGGCCTTTATTTATGGTATGTCAGCAAAAGATCATCCGAAGGTGAAAGAAATCAAGACTGTTGTGCTGGTACCTCAATTAGGCCACGTAGGATCCGTTCAGATAAGCAACATCCCTGACATCGGAGACCTTCCGGATACTGAAGGCCTTGAACTACTCGGTTGGATCCATACCCAGACAGAAGAACTTAAATTCATGGCTGCGTCTGAAGTAGCAACTCATTCTAAACTTTTTGCGGATAAGAAAAGAGACTGCATtgatatttcaattttttccacCCCGGGATCAGTATCATTAAGCGCTTATAACCTGACCGACGAAGGTTACCAATGGggtgaagaaaataaggatATAATGAACGTGCTATCGGAAGGGTTTGAGCCTACTTTCAGCACGCATGCCCAATTACTTCTCTCTGACCGTATCACAGGTAATTTTATAATTCCATCTGGAAACGTTTGGAACTACACATTTATGGGAACAGCATTTAACCAAGAAGGTGACTACAATTTTAAATACGGCATTCCTTTGGAATTCTATAATGAGATGCATCGTCCAGTACACTTTTTACAGTTTAGCGAATTGGCGGGGGACGAAGAGTTAGAGGCCGAACAAATCGATGTATTTAGCTGA
- the CDC23 gene encoding anaphase promoting complex subunit CDC23 (Subunit of the Anaphase-Promoting Complex/Cyclosome (APC/C); APC/C is a ubiquitin-protein ligase required for degradation of anaphase inhibitors, including mitotic cyclins, during the metaphase/anaphase transition), whose product MNDDSQDKIIHDIRIQLRKAATELSRWKLYGSSKWAAEALAGLAEAIDVDQTHSLADESPLRNKQGVPKQMFEIPQNGFGLSETEYDLYLLGSTLFDAKEFDRCVFFLKDVTNPYLKFLKLYSKFLSWDKKSQESMENILTTGKFTDEMYRANKDGDGSGNEDINQSGHQRANLKMVSNEHESQSNISSILKEINTFLESYEIKIDDDEADLGLALLYYLRGVILKQEKNISKAMSSFLKSLSCYSFNWSCWLELMDCLQKVDDALLLNNYLYQNFQFKFSENLGSQRTIEFNIMIKFFKLKVFEELNGQLEDYFEDLEFLLQVFPNFTFLKAYNATISYNNLDYVTAESRFDDIVKQDPYRLNDLETYSNILYVMQKNSKLAYLAQFVSQIDRFRPETCCIIANYYSARQEHEKSIMYFRRALTLDKKTTNAWTLMGHEFVELSNSHAAIECYRRAVDICPRDFKAWFGLGQAYALLDMHLYSLYYFQKACTLKPWDRRIWQVLGECYSKTGNKVEAIKCYKRSIKASQTVDQNTSIYYRLAQLYEELEDLQECKKFMMKCVDVEELLEGIVTDETVKARLWLAIFEIKAGNYQLAYDYAMGVSSGTSQEIEEARMLARECRRHM is encoded by the coding sequence ATGAATGACGACAGCCAGGATAAAATAATACATGATATACGTATTCAGCTACGAAAGGCTGCCACAGAATTATCACGATGGAAGCTATACGGCTCCTCAAAGTGGGCAGCAGAGGCGCTAGCAGGTCTTGCAGAAGCTATTGATGTTGATCAAACACACTCTTTAGCCGATGAATCGCCACTAAGAAATAAACAAGGTGTACCGAAACAGATGTTTGAAATACCACAAAACGGGTTTGGCCTATCAGAGACTGAGTATGACCTGTACCTCCTTGGTTCTACGTTGTTTGATGCTAAAGAGTTTGATCGATgcgttttttttctaaaagatGTCACTAATCCATACCTTAAGTTCTTAAAATTATACAGTAAATTTCTATCGTGGGATAAGAAAAGCCAGGAAAGTATGGAAAATATCTTAACTACAGGGAAGTTTACGGACGAAATGTACAGAGCTAACAAAGATGGGGATGGTAGTGGGAATGAGGATATAAATCAAAGTGGGCACCAACGCGCCAATTTAAAAATGGTCAGCAATGAGCATGAGTCACAATCGAACATATCATCTattttgaaggaaattaaCACATTTCTGGAGTCTTATGAAATAAAGATAGACGATGATGAGGCCGATTTAGGGTTAGCACTGttgtattatttacgaGGGGTCATCTTAAAGCAAGAGAAGAATATTTCTAAGGCAATGTCGTCATTCTTGAAATCTCTGAGTTGCTACTCCTTTAACTGGTCCTGCTGGCTGGAGTTAATGGACTGTTTACAAAAGGTTGACGATGCATTGCTTTTAAATAATTATCtatatcaaaatttccaattcaaattttctgaaaatCTTGGTAGTCAACGAACGATAGAATTTAATATAAtgatcaaatttttcaagctAAAAGTGTTTGAGGAGCTTAATGGCCAGTTAGAGGACTACTTTGAAGATTTAGAGTTTTTGTTACAAGTTTTCCCcaatttcacttttttaAAGGCTTACAATGCTACTATTAGTTACAACAATTTGGATTATGTTACCGCAGAAAGCCGATTTGATGACATCGTTAAACAAGATCCGTACCGTCTCAACGATTTGGAAACCTACTCCAATATTCTATACGTCATGCagaagaattcaaaattagCCTATTTGGCGCAATTCGTCTCCCAAATAGATAGATTTAGACCGGAAACATGTTGTATCATAGCGAACTATTACAGTGCCCGACAGGAACATGAAAAATCTATCATGTATTTCCGTCGAGCACTAACTttggataaaaaaacaacaaacgCATGGACTTTGATGGGTCACGAATTTGTTGAACTAAGCAATTCACATGCCGCAATAGAATGCTATCGTCGGGCCGTAGATATATGCCCTCGAGACTTCAAAGCATGGTTTGGTTTGGGCCAGGCTTATGCTCTCCTGGACATGCATTTATATTCTCTTTACTACTTCCAGAAAGCTTGCACTTTGAAACCTTGGGATCGTCGGATTTGGCAAGTATTGGGAGAATGTTATAGTAAGACGGGAAATAAGGTAGAAGCTATAAAATGCTACAAAAGATCCATAAAAGCTTCACAAACGGTCGATCAAAATACTTCAATATATTACCGGTTAGCGCAACTATATGAAGAACTTGAAGACTTGCAAGAATGTAAGAAGTTCATGATGAAATGTGTAGATGTGGAAGAACTTCTGGAAGGTATAGTAACAGATGAAACCGTGAAGGCTAGGCTTTGGCTGGCAATATTTGAGATTAAGGCAGGAAACTACCAATTGGCTTATGATTATGCCATGGGGGTATCTAGTGGAACGTCTCAAGAGATTGAAGAGGCTCGTATGCTGGCTCGGGAGTGCAGAAGGCATATGTAG
- the THP2 gene encoding Thp2p (Subunit of the THO and TREX complexes; THO connects transcription elongation and mitotic recombination, and TREX is recruited to activated genes and couples transcription to mRNA export; involved in telomere maintenance), which yields MTKEEGRTYFESLCEEEQSLQESQTHLLNILDILSVLADPRSSDDLLTESLKKLPDLHRELINSSIRLRYDKYQTREAQLLEDTKTGRDVAAGVQNPKSISEYYSTFEHLNRDTLRYINLLKRLSVDLAKQVEVSDPSVTVYEMDKWVPSEKLQGILEQYCAPDTDIRGVDAQIKNYLDQIKMARAKFGLENKYSLKERLSTLTKELNHWRKEWDDIEMLMFGDDAHSMKKMIQKIDSLKSEINAPSESYPVDKEGDIVLE from the coding sequence ATGACAAAGGAAGAAGGTCGTACGTATTTTGAATCTCTCTGCGAGGAGGAACAAAGTTTGCAGGAAAGCCAAACCCACTTATTAAATATTTTAGATATATTATCAGTATTGGCAGACCCTAGATCATCTGATGATCTGCTTACTGAATCCCTCAAGAAGTTGCCTGATTTACACAGGGAGCTGATAAATAGTTCCATCCGCCTGCGATACGATAAATATCAAACAAGAGAAGCACAGCTTTTGGAGGATACAAAAACTGGAAGGGACGTTGCAGCGGGAGTACAGAATCCTAAGAGTATTAGCGAGTACTATTCTACTTTCGAACATTTGAATAGGGATACTTTAAGGTACATAAATTTACTGAAGCGACTTTCTGTTGATTTAGCAAAGCAGGTGGAAGTGTCTGATCCATCAGTGACAGTGTATGAAATGGATAAATGGGTTCCATCTGAGAAACTTCAGGGTATTCTCGAGCAGTACTGTGCGCCTGATACTGATATACGTGGTGTAGACGCTCAAATCAAGAACTATCTAGATCAGATCAAAATGGCACGTGCCAAATTTGGTTTAGAGAATAAGTATTCCTTAAAGGAAAGACTCTCTACTTTGACAAAGGAACTAAACCATTGGCGAAAAGAATGGGACGATATAGAAATGCTTATGTTCGGTGATGATGCACATtctatgaaaaaaatgatccAGAAGATAGATTCATTAAAGTCTGAAATAAATGCTCCATCGGAAAGCTATCCTGTAGATAAAGAAGGTGACATAGTTTTAGAATAA